One Odocoileus virginianus isolate 20LAN1187 ecotype Illinois chromosome 6, Ovbor_1.2, whole genome shotgun sequence DNA segment encodes these proteins:
- the MAPKBP1 gene encoding mitogen-activated protein kinase-binding protein 1 isoform X1, translating to MMAVEGSTITSRIKNLLRSPSIKLRRSKAGNRREDLSSKVTLEKVLGITVSGGRGLACDPRSGLVAYPAGCVVVLFNPRKHKQHHILNSSRKTITALAFSPDGKYLVTGESGHMPAVRVWDVAEHSQVAELQEHKYGVACVAFSPSAKYIVSVGYQHDMIVNVWAWKKNVVVASNKVSSRVTAVSFSEDCSYFVTAGNRHIKFWYLDDSKTSKVNATVPLLGRSGLLGELRNNLFTDVACGRGKKADSTFCITSSGLLCEFSDRRLLDKWVELRNTDSFTTTVAHCISVSQDYIFCGCADGTVRLFNPSNLHFLSTLPRPHALGTDIASVTEASRLFSGAANARYPDTIALTFDPTNQWLSCVYNDHSIYVWDVRDPKKVGKVYSALYHSSCVWSVEVYPEVKDSNQACLPPSSFITCSSDNTIRLWNTESSGVHGSTLHRNILSNDLIKIIYVDGNTQALLDTELPGGDKADGSLMDPRVGIRSVCISPNGQHLASGDRVGTLRVHELQSLNEMLKVEAHDSEILCLEYSKPNTGLKLLASASRDRLIHVLDAGREYSLQQTLDEHSSSITAVKFAASDGQVRMISCGADKSIYFRTAQKSGDGVQFTRTHHVVRKTTLYDMDVEPSWKYTAIGCQDRNIRIFNISSGKQKKLFKGSQGEDGTLIKVQTDPSGIYIATSCSDKNLSIFDFSSGECVATMFGHSEIVTGMKFSNDCKHLISVSGDSCIFVWRLSSEMTISMRQRLAELRQRQRGGKQQGSSSPQRAAGPNRPEAPSMLSPGPALSSDSDKEGEDEGTEEEELPALPILATGTKKEPATVPSPALPRSLSHWEMSRAQETEEFLDPAPDTNQGPRRRGRWAQPGVELSVRSMLDLRQLETLAPGPRGPHQDSPAMTPSGPGKHSQQAPETSSVGQNEKLPRPQASQPCSCPRIIRLLSQEEGLFAQDLEPAPIEDGIVYPEPGDSPTLDTSEFQVQAPSRGTLGRVYADGRGSEKHSPDSACSVDFSSSRLSSPEHPNEDSESTEPLSVDGISSDLEEPAEGDEEEEEDEGGTGPYEVQEGSPHTPDQEQFLKQHFETLANGAAPGGPVRVPERTESRSISSRFLLQVQSPPLREPSPSSSSLAVTSRLAQGLQASGEQPRGIGANPPGAPPEAEPSPGNPGPQQAVPVLLPRRRLSPDSGWSPKRVAAADPTGGLQKAQSVQSLVPQDEALPPGLLLSQEREAQGCLRSLPQADRRLSRPHSYQSPTTSSMAKIARSISVGENLGLAAEHQAPAPIRISPLNKLALPSRAHLVLDIPKPLPDRPTLATFSPATKGRAPGEAEQPSCPAGLGKAHSTAERRACSGEGATPKPRTECQAQPGPNSPRAQQLPVSSLLQGPANVQPLEKTPSPVECARPGATLSRDSEPAVSLEQCEQLVAELQGSVRQAVQLYHLVASCKTPSVEQSRITQLLRNTFSSVRQELEALAGVVLASPGGSPGAVGAEQTQALLEQYSELLLRAVERRMERRL from the exons ACAGTGTCTGGAGGCAGAGGACTTGCCTGTGACCCCCGATCAGGTTTAGTCGCCTATCCAGCTGG GTGTGTGGTCGTGCTGTTCAATCCCCGGAAACACAAACAGCACCACATCCTTAACAGTTCCAG GAAAACCATCACTGCCCTTGCTTTCTCTCCTGATGGCAAGTACTTGGTCACTGGAGAG AGTGGGCACATGCCTGCCGTGCGCGTTTGGGATGTGGCAGAGCACAGCCAGGTGGCTGAGCTGCAGGAGCACAAGTATGGCGTGGCTTGTGTGGCCTTCTCCCCGAGCGCCAAGTACATCGTCTCTGTGGGCTACCAGCATGACATGATCGTCAACGTCTGGGCCTGGAAG AAAAACGTCGTGGTGGCCTCCAATAAGGTGTCCAGTCGGGTCACCGCGGTGTCCTTCTCTGAAGATTGCAGCTACTTTGTCACTGCTGGTAACCGGCATATCAAATTCTGGTACCTTGATGACAGCAAGACCTCAAAG GTTAACGCCACTGTGCCCCTGCTGGGCCGCTCAGGGCTGCTGGGCGAGCTGCGGAACAACCTGTTCACTGACGTGGCCTGTGGCAGAGGGAAGAAGGCAGACAGCACCTTCTGCATCACGTCCTCAGGGCTGCTGTGCGAGTTCAGTGACCGGAGGCTTCTGGACAAGTGGGTGGAGCTGAGA AACACAGACAGCTTCACA ACCACCGTGGCCCACTGCATCTCCGTGAGCCAGGACTACATCTTCTGTGGCTGCGCTGATGGCACCGTGCGCCTCTTCAACCCCTCCAACCTGCACTTCCTCAGCACCCTGCCCCGGCCCCACGCCCTGGGGACAGACATCGCCAGTGTCACGGAGGCCAG TCGCCTCTTCTCTGGAGCGGCCAATGCCAGATATCCAGACACTATCGCCTTGACCTTCGATCCTACTAATCAGTGGCTGTCTTGTGTGTACAACGACCACAGCATTTATGTTTGGGATGTGAGGGACCCCAAGAAAGTGGGCAAGGTGTATTCGGCTCTGTATCATTCTTCCTGCGTCTGGAGTGTGGAG GTCTACCCCGAAGTGAAGGACAGTAACCAGGCCTGCCTGCCCCCCAGTTCCTTTATCACCTGTTCCTCCGACAACACCATCCGCCTGTGGAACACAGAGAGCTCCGGGGTGCATGGCTCCACGCTGCACCGGAACATCCTCAGCAAT GACCTCATTAAGATCATCTATGTGGATGGGAACACTCAGGCCCTGCTGGACACTGAGCTGCCCGGGGGAGACAAAGCTGATGGGTCCCTGATGGATCCCCGCGTGGGCATTCGTTCTGTGTGTATCAGCCCCAATGGACAGCATCTCGCTTCAGGGGACCGTGTGGGCACTCTCAG GGTGCATGAACTGCAGTCCCTAAATGAGATGCTGAAGGTGGAGGCCCATGACTCGGAAATCCTGTGCCTGGAGTACTCTAAGCCAAATACAG GTCTGAAGCTCCTAGCGTCAGCAAGCCGGGACCGGCTGATCCACGTGTTGGATGCTGGACGGGAGTACAGCCTACAGCAGACACTGGACGAGCATTCATCCTCCATCACTGCTGTGAAGTTTGCAG CCAGTGATGGGCAAGTCCGCATGATCAGCTGTGGAGCAGACAAGAGCATCTACTTCCGCACTGCGCAGAAG TCTGGAGATGGAGTGCAGTTTACGCGGACACACCACGTGGTGCGGAAGACGACCCTCTACGACATGGATGTGGAGCCCAGCTGGAAGTACACAGCCATCGGCTGCCAGGATCGGAATATTCG GATCTTTAACATCAGCAGTGGGAAGCAGAAGAAACTGTTCAAAGGGTCGCAGGGTGAGGATGGCACTCTGATTAAG GTGCAGACGGACCCCTCAGGGATCTACATCGCTACTAGCTGCTCCGACAAGAACCTCTCCATTTTTGACTTTTCCTCAGGCGAGTGCGTGGCTACCATGTTTGGCCACTCAG AGATTGTCACTGGCATGAAGTTTAGTAATGACTGCAAACATCTCATCTCTGTATCAGGGGACAG CTGCATATTTGTGTGGCGCCTGAGCTCGGAGATGACCATCAGCATGAGGCAGCGACTGGCTGAGCTGCGCCAGCGCCAGCGTGGGGGCAAGCAGCAAGGATCGTCCTCTCCCCAGAGGGCCGCTGGACCCAATCG GCCCGAGGCCCCCTCGATGCTGTCTCCCGGACCAGCTCTCTCCTCAGACAGCGACAAGGAGGGAGAAGACGAGGGCACTGAAGAGGAGGAGCTTCCAGCCCTGCCCATCCTTGCCACGGGCACCAAGAAAGAGCCAG CCActgtgcccagcccagccctgccccgaaGCCTGTCCCACTGGGAGATGAGTCGG GCACAGGAGACGGAGGAGTTCCTGGACCCAGCTCCTGACACCAACCAAGGACCCAGAAGGAGGGGGCGCTGGGCTCAGCCAGGCGTGGAGCTGAGTGTTCGCTCTATGCTGGACCTGAGGCAGCTGGAGACACTGGCCCCAGGACCTCGGGGCCCTCACCAGGACTCTCCGGCCATGACCCCTTCAGGTCCTGGGAAGCACAGTCAGCAGGCTCCTGAGACCTCAAGTGTGGGCCAG AATGAAAAGCTCCCCCGGCCTCAGGCTTCCCAACCCTGTTCCTGCCCCCGCATCATCCGATTGTTGTCCCAAGAGGAAGGGCTTTTTGCCCAAGATCTGGAGCCCGCACCTATCGAAGATGGTATTGTCTACCCGGAGCCGGGTGATAGCCCCACCCTGGATACCAG TGAGTTCCAGGTGCAGGCACCGAGCCGAGGGACCCTGGGAAGAGTGTATGCAGACGGCAGGGGCTCAGAGAAGCACAGTCCTGACAGTGCGTGCTCTGTGGACTTCAGCAGCAGCCGCCtttccagccctgagcaccccaaTGAAG ACTCTGAGAGCACGGAGCCCCTGAGTGTGGACGGCATTTCCTCAGACCTTGAAGAGCCAGCCGAGGGtgatgaggaagaagaggaagacgAGGGGGGCACTGGCCCCTATGAGGTGCAGGAGGGCAGCCCCCATACTCCAGACCAGGAGCAGTTTCTAAAACAGCACTTTGAGACTCTGGCCAACGGGGCTGCTCCAG GGGGCCCAGTCCGGGTGCCAGAGCGGACAGAGTCTCGGAGCATCTCTTCACGATTCCTGTTGCAAGTGCAGAGCCCCCCACTCAG GGAACCGTCCCCATCTTCCTCAAGCCTGGCAGTGACGTCAAGACTGGCCCAGGGGCTGCAGGCTTCTGGTGAGCAGCCAAGAGGCATTGGTGCCAATCCTCCAGGAGCACCCCCAGAAGCGGAGCCTTCCCCCGGAAACCCTGGCCCCCAGCAGGCAGTCCCTGTGCTACTGCCGCGACGCCGTCTCAGCCCGGACAGTGGCTGGTCCCCCAAGAGAGTGGCTGCAGCCGACCCCACAGGTGGACTCCAGAAAGCCCAGTCGGTGCAGAGTCTGGTACCACAGG ATGAGGCCCTTCCACCAGGCCTGTTGCTCTCCCAGGAGAGGGAGGCCCAGGGCTGCCTGCGCTCCTTGCCCCAAGCTGATCGCCGTTTGTCTCGGCCCCACTCGTACCAGAGCCCCACCACCAGTTCCATGGCCAAGATTGCCCGCAGCATCTCTGTTGGGGAAAACTTGGGTCTGGCTGCTGAACATCAAGCTCCTGCTCCCATCCGCATCTCACCACTCAACAAGCTGGCCCTGCCCAGCCGGGCTCACCTGGTCCTGGATATCCCGAAGCCACTGCCTGATCGTCCCACCTTGGCCACCTTCTCACCTGCTACCAAGGGCCGGGCCCCTGGTGAGGCAGAACAGCCCAGCTGCCCAGCGGGGCTAGGAAAGGCTCACAGTACAGCTGAGAGGCGGGCCTGTTCAGGGGAGGGTGCCACTCCCAAGCCTAGGACAGAGTGCCAGGCTCAGCCTGGGCCCAACAGCCCCCGTGCCCAGCAACTACCAGTCAGCAGCCTCCTCCAAGGCCCTGCGAATGTGCAACCCCTTGAGAAGACTCCTAGCCCTGTGGAATGTGCCAGGCCAGGGGCAACCCTGAGCCGGGACTCAG AACCAGCAGTGAGCCTGGAGCAGTGTGAGCAGCTCGTGGCTGAGCTCCAGGGCAGTGTGCGCCAGGCCGTGCAGCTCTACCACTTG GTGGCCAGCTGCAAGACACCCTCGGTGGAACAAAGTCGCATCACCCAGCTCCTCAGAAACACCTTCTCTTCAGTGCGGCAGGAGCTGGAGGCCCTGGCCGGGGTGGTGTTGGCCAGCCCGGGCGGGAGCCCTGGGGCTGTGGGGGCCGAGCAGACACAGGCCCTGCTGGAGCAATACTCAGAGCTGCTGCTTCGAGCTGTGGAGCGGCGCATGGAACGCAGACTCTGA
- the MAPKBP1 gene encoding mitogen-activated protein kinase-binding protein 1 isoform X2 codes for MMAVEGSTITSRIKNLLRSPSIKLRRSKAGNRREDLSSKVTLEKVLGITVSGGRGLACDPRSGLVAYPAGCVVVLFNPRKHKQHHILNSSRKTITALAFSPDGKYLVTGESGHMPAVRVWDVAEHSQVAELQEHKYGVACVAFSPSAKYIVSVGYQHDMIVNVWAWKKNVVVASNKVSSRVTAVSFSEDCSYFVTAGNRHIKFWYLDDSKTSKVNATVPLLGRSGLLGELRNNLFTDVACGRGKKADSTFCITSSGLLCEFSDRRLLDKWVELRTTVAHCISVSQDYIFCGCADGTVRLFNPSNLHFLSTLPRPHALGTDIASVTEASRLFSGAANARYPDTIALTFDPTNQWLSCVYNDHSIYVWDVRDPKKVGKVYSALYHSSCVWSVEVYPEVKDSNQACLPPSSFITCSSDNTIRLWNTESSGVHGSTLHRNILSNDLIKIIYVDGNTQALLDTELPGGDKADGSLMDPRVGIRSVCISPNGQHLASGDRVGTLRVHELQSLNEMLKVEAHDSEILCLEYSKPNTGLKLLASASRDRLIHVLDAGREYSLQQTLDEHSSSITAVKFAASDGQVRMISCGADKSIYFRTAQKSGDGVQFTRTHHVVRKTTLYDMDVEPSWKYTAIGCQDRNIRIFNISSGKQKKLFKGSQGEDGTLIKVQTDPSGIYIATSCSDKNLSIFDFSSGECVATMFGHSEIVTGMKFSNDCKHLISVSGDSCIFVWRLSSEMTISMRQRLAELRQRQRGGKQQGSSSPQRAAGPNRPEAPSMLSPGPALSSDSDKEGEDEGTEEEELPALPILATGTKKEPATVPSPALPRSLSHWEMSRAQETEEFLDPAPDTNQGPRRRGRWAQPGVELSVRSMLDLRQLETLAPGPRGPHQDSPAMTPSGPGKHSQQAPETSSVGQNEKLPRPQASQPCSCPRIIRLLSQEEGLFAQDLEPAPIEDGIVYPEPGDSPTLDTSEFQVQAPSRGTLGRVYADGRGSEKHSPDSACSVDFSSSRLSSPEHPNEDSESTEPLSVDGISSDLEEPAEGDEEEEEDEGGTGPYEVQEGSPHTPDQEQFLKQHFETLANGAAPGGPVRVPERTESRSISSRFLLQVQSPPLREPSPSSSSLAVTSRLAQGLQASGEQPRGIGANPPGAPPEAEPSPGNPGPQQAVPVLLPRRRLSPDSGWSPKRVAAADPTGGLQKAQSVQSLVPQDEALPPGLLLSQEREAQGCLRSLPQADRRLSRPHSYQSPTTSSMAKIARSISVGENLGLAAEHQAPAPIRISPLNKLALPSRAHLVLDIPKPLPDRPTLATFSPATKGRAPGEAEQPSCPAGLGKAHSTAERRACSGEGATPKPRTECQAQPGPNSPRAQQLPVSSLLQGPANVQPLEKTPSPVECARPGATLSRDSEPAVSLEQCEQLVAELQGSVRQAVQLYHLVASCKTPSVEQSRITQLLRNTFSSVRQELEALAGVVLASPGGSPGAVGAEQTQALLEQYSELLLRAVERRMERRL; via the exons ACAGTGTCTGGAGGCAGAGGACTTGCCTGTGACCCCCGATCAGGTTTAGTCGCCTATCCAGCTGG GTGTGTGGTCGTGCTGTTCAATCCCCGGAAACACAAACAGCACCACATCCTTAACAGTTCCAG GAAAACCATCACTGCCCTTGCTTTCTCTCCTGATGGCAAGTACTTGGTCACTGGAGAG AGTGGGCACATGCCTGCCGTGCGCGTTTGGGATGTGGCAGAGCACAGCCAGGTGGCTGAGCTGCAGGAGCACAAGTATGGCGTGGCTTGTGTGGCCTTCTCCCCGAGCGCCAAGTACATCGTCTCTGTGGGCTACCAGCATGACATGATCGTCAACGTCTGGGCCTGGAAG AAAAACGTCGTGGTGGCCTCCAATAAGGTGTCCAGTCGGGTCACCGCGGTGTCCTTCTCTGAAGATTGCAGCTACTTTGTCACTGCTGGTAACCGGCATATCAAATTCTGGTACCTTGATGACAGCAAGACCTCAAAG GTTAACGCCACTGTGCCCCTGCTGGGCCGCTCAGGGCTGCTGGGCGAGCTGCGGAACAACCTGTTCACTGACGTGGCCTGTGGCAGAGGGAAGAAGGCAGACAGCACCTTCTGCATCACGTCCTCAGGGCTGCTGTGCGAGTTCAGTGACCGGAGGCTTCTGGACAAGTGGGTGGAGCTGAGA ACCACCGTGGCCCACTGCATCTCCGTGAGCCAGGACTACATCTTCTGTGGCTGCGCTGATGGCACCGTGCGCCTCTTCAACCCCTCCAACCTGCACTTCCTCAGCACCCTGCCCCGGCCCCACGCCCTGGGGACAGACATCGCCAGTGTCACGGAGGCCAG TCGCCTCTTCTCTGGAGCGGCCAATGCCAGATATCCAGACACTATCGCCTTGACCTTCGATCCTACTAATCAGTGGCTGTCTTGTGTGTACAACGACCACAGCATTTATGTTTGGGATGTGAGGGACCCCAAGAAAGTGGGCAAGGTGTATTCGGCTCTGTATCATTCTTCCTGCGTCTGGAGTGTGGAG GTCTACCCCGAAGTGAAGGACAGTAACCAGGCCTGCCTGCCCCCCAGTTCCTTTATCACCTGTTCCTCCGACAACACCATCCGCCTGTGGAACACAGAGAGCTCCGGGGTGCATGGCTCCACGCTGCACCGGAACATCCTCAGCAAT GACCTCATTAAGATCATCTATGTGGATGGGAACACTCAGGCCCTGCTGGACACTGAGCTGCCCGGGGGAGACAAAGCTGATGGGTCCCTGATGGATCCCCGCGTGGGCATTCGTTCTGTGTGTATCAGCCCCAATGGACAGCATCTCGCTTCAGGGGACCGTGTGGGCACTCTCAG GGTGCATGAACTGCAGTCCCTAAATGAGATGCTGAAGGTGGAGGCCCATGACTCGGAAATCCTGTGCCTGGAGTACTCTAAGCCAAATACAG GTCTGAAGCTCCTAGCGTCAGCAAGCCGGGACCGGCTGATCCACGTGTTGGATGCTGGACGGGAGTACAGCCTACAGCAGACACTGGACGAGCATTCATCCTCCATCACTGCTGTGAAGTTTGCAG CCAGTGATGGGCAAGTCCGCATGATCAGCTGTGGAGCAGACAAGAGCATCTACTTCCGCACTGCGCAGAAG TCTGGAGATGGAGTGCAGTTTACGCGGACACACCACGTGGTGCGGAAGACGACCCTCTACGACATGGATGTGGAGCCCAGCTGGAAGTACACAGCCATCGGCTGCCAGGATCGGAATATTCG GATCTTTAACATCAGCAGTGGGAAGCAGAAGAAACTGTTCAAAGGGTCGCAGGGTGAGGATGGCACTCTGATTAAG GTGCAGACGGACCCCTCAGGGATCTACATCGCTACTAGCTGCTCCGACAAGAACCTCTCCATTTTTGACTTTTCCTCAGGCGAGTGCGTGGCTACCATGTTTGGCCACTCAG AGATTGTCACTGGCATGAAGTTTAGTAATGACTGCAAACATCTCATCTCTGTATCAGGGGACAG CTGCATATTTGTGTGGCGCCTGAGCTCGGAGATGACCATCAGCATGAGGCAGCGACTGGCTGAGCTGCGCCAGCGCCAGCGTGGGGGCAAGCAGCAAGGATCGTCCTCTCCCCAGAGGGCCGCTGGACCCAATCG GCCCGAGGCCCCCTCGATGCTGTCTCCCGGACCAGCTCTCTCCTCAGACAGCGACAAGGAGGGAGAAGACGAGGGCACTGAAGAGGAGGAGCTTCCAGCCCTGCCCATCCTTGCCACGGGCACCAAGAAAGAGCCAG CCActgtgcccagcccagccctgccccgaaGCCTGTCCCACTGGGAGATGAGTCGG GCACAGGAGACGGAGGAGTTCCTGGACCCAGCTCCTGACACCAACCAAGGACCCAGAAGGAGGGGGCGCTGGGCTCAGCCAGGCGTGGAGCTGAGTGTTCGCTCTATGCTGGACCTGAGGCAGCTGGAGACACTGGCCCCAGGACCTCGGGGCCCTCACCAGGACTCTCCGGCCATGACCCCTTCAGGTCCTGGGAAGCACAGTCAGCAGGCTCCTGAGACCTCAAGTGTGGGCCAG AATGAAAAGCTCCCCCGGCCTCAGGCTTCCCAACCCTGTTCCTGCCCCCGCATCATCCGATTGTTGTCCCAAGAGGAAGGGCTTTTTGCCCAAGATCTGGAGCCCGCACCTATCGAAGATGGTATTGTCTACCCGGAGCCGGGTGATAGCCCCACCCTGGATACCAG TGAGTTCCAGGTGCAGGCACCGAGCCGAGGGACCCTGGGAAGAGTGTATGCAGACGGCAGGGGCTCAGAGAAGCACAGTCCTGACAGTGCGTGCTCTGTGGACTTCAGCAGCAGCCGCCtttccagccctgagcaccccaaTGAAG ACTCTGAGAGCACGGAGCCCCTGAGTGTGGACGGCATTTCCTCAGACCTTGAAGAGCCAGCCGAGGGtgatgaggaagaagaggaagacgAGGGGGGCACTGGCCCCTATGAGGTGCAGGAGGGCAGCCCCCATACTCCAGACCAGGAGCAGTTTCTAAAACAGCACTTTGAGACTCTGGCCAACGGGGCTGCTCCAG GGGGCCCAGTCCGGGTGCCAGAGCGGACAGAGTCTCGGAGCATCTCTTCACGATTCCTGTTGCAAGTGCAGAGCCCCCCACTCAG GGAACCGTCCCCATCTTCCTCAAGCCTGGCAGTGACGTCAAGACTGGCCCAGGGGCTGCAGGCTTCTGGTGAGCAGCCAAGAGGCATTGGTGCCAATCCTCCAGGAGCACCCCCAGAAGCGGAGCCTTCCCCCGGAAACCCTGGCCCCCAGCAGGCAGTCCCTGTGCTACTGCCGCGACGCCGTCTCAGCCCGGACAGTGGCTGGTCCCCCAAGAGAGTGGCTGCAGCCGACCCCACAGGTGGACTCCAGAAAGCCCAGTCGGTGCAGAGTCTGGTACCACAGG ATGAGGCCCTTCCACCAGGCCTGTTGCTCTCCCAGGAGAGGGAGGCCCAGGGCTGCCTGCGCTCCTTGCCCCAAGCTGATCGCCGTTTGTCTCGGCCCCACTCGTACCAGAGCCCCACCACCAGTTCCATGGCCAAGATTGCCCGCAGCATCTCTGTTGGGGAAAACTTGGGTCTGGCTGCTGAACATCAAGCTCCTGCTCCCATCCGCATCTCACCACTCAACAAGCTGGCCCTGCCCAGCCGGGCTCACCTGGTCCTGGATATCCCGAAGCCACTGCCTGATCGTCCCACCTTGGCCACCTTCTCACCTGCTACCAAGGGCCGGGCCCCTGGTGAGGCAGAACAGCCCAGCTGCCCAGCGGGGCTAGGAAAGGCTCACAGTACAGCTGAGAGGCGGGCCTGTTCAGGGGAGGGTGCCACTCCCAAGCCTAGGACAGAGTGCCAGGCTCAGCCTGGGCCCAACAGCCCCCGTGCCCAGCAACTACCAGTCAGCAGCCTCCTCCAAGGCCCTGCGAATGTGCAACCCCTTGAGAAGACTCCTAGCCCTGTGGAATGTGCCAGGCCAGGGGCAACCCTGAGCCGGGACTCAG AACCAGCAGTGAGCCTGGAGCAGTGTGAGCAGCTCGTGGCTGAGCTCCAGGGCAGTGTGCGCCAGGCCGTGCAGCTCTACCACTTG GTGGCCAGCTGCAAGACACCCTCGGTGGAACAAAGTCGCATCACCCAGCTCCTCAGAAACACCTTCTCTTCAGTGCGGCAGGAGCTGGAGGCCCTGGCCGGGGTGGTGTTGGCCAGCCCGGGCGGGAGCCCTGGGGCTGTGGGGGCCGAGCAGACACAGGCCCTGCTGGAGCAATACTCAGAGCTGCTGCTTCGAGCTGTGGAGCGGCGCATGGAACGCAGACTCTGA